From the genome of Gemmatimonadales bacterium, one region includes:
- the pgm gene encoding phosphoglucomutase (alpha-D-glucose-1,6-bisphosphate-dependent) codes for MKTSPLAGRPAEPGMLVDVPRLITAYYTEAPDPSVPEQRVAFGTSGHRGTAFNRSFNEGHILAITQAICLHRKRQGAGGPLYLGIDTHALAIPAYATALEVLAANGVEVMLAAGDEYTPTPVISHAILSYNRGRTTGLADGIVITPSHNPPRDGGFKYNPPNGGPAESAVTGWIEAKANELLESGLREVKRIRFEKALRASTTHQHDYLTAYITDLANVLDMEAIRGAKITLGVDPLGGAGVHFWGPIAERYGLNLTVVSEAVDPTFRFMTVDWDGQIRMDPSSAYAMQRLIGMKDRFDLSFACDTDHDRHGVVTRSAGLLPPNHYLAVAIFYLFQHRPKWRQEAAIGKTAVSSQMIDRVAAKLGRPLYEVPVGFKWFVDGLLDGSLGFGGEESAGASFARLDGTVWTTDKDGIIPALLAAEITARLGRDPGEIYGDLTHELGEPAYDRVEAPATPAQRKLLAALSPGQVRCPDLAGEKVQSVITEAPGNHAPLGGVKVTAATGWFAARPSGTEDIYKIYAESFRGKDQLDRIVEQAQAIVDAALAAGTPNAARRS; via the coding sequence ATGAAGACGAGCCCTCTCGCAGGCAGGCCGGCGGAACCCGGGATGCTGGTCGACGTGCCCAGGCTCATCACGGCCTACTACACCGAGGCTCCCGACCCGTCGGTGCCGGAACAGCGGGTGGCGTTCGGCACCTCGGGACATCGCGGCACGGCCTTCAACCGGTCGTTCAATGAAGGTCACATCCTGGCCATCACCCAGGCGATCTGCCTCCATCGAAAGCGGCAGGGCGCCGGTGGCCCGCTCTATCTGGGCATCGACACCCACGCGCTGGCGATCCCGGCTTACGCAACCGCGCTCGAGGTGCTGGCGGCCAACGGAGTCGAGGTGATGCTCGCGGCGGGGGACGAATACACGCCGACCCCGGTGATCTCCCACGCGATCCTGTCGTACAACCGAGGCCGCACGACGGGGCTGGCCGACGGCATCGTCATCACGCCGTCCCACAATCCGCCACGCGACGGCGGGTTCAAGTACAACCCGCCCAACGGCGGGCCGGCGGAGTCCGCGGTCACCGGTTGGATCGAGGCGAAGGCCAACGAGCTGCTCGAGAGTGGCCTGCGGGAGGTGAAGAGGATCCGGTTCGAGAAAGCTCTTCGCGCGTCAACGACGCACCAGCACGACTACCTCACGGCGTACATCACGGATCTCGCCAACGTGCTGGACATGGAGGCCATTCGCGGGGCGAAGATCACCCTTGGGGTCGATCCGCTCGGCGGCGCAGGGGTCCACTTCTGGGGGCCGATTGCCGAACGCTACGGGTTGAACCTCACGGTGGTGAGCGAGGCCGTCGATCCGACCTTCCGGTTCATGACCGTGGATTGGGACGGTCAGATACGGATGGACCCGTCGTCGGCCTACGCGATGCAACGATTGATAGGGATGAAGGACCGTTTCGACCTGTCGTTCGCCTGCGACACGGACCATGACCGGCACGGCGTCGTCACCCGCAGCGCGGGACTGCTGCCGCCCAACCACTACCTCGCCGTTGCCATCTTCTACCTCTTCCAGCACCGGCCGAAGTGGCGCCAAGAGGCGGCGATCGGCAAGACGGCGGTGAGCAGCCAGATGATCGATCGCGTCGCGGCGAAGCTCGGCCGGCCGCTCTATGAGGTGCCGGTCGGCTTCAAGTGGTTCGTCGACGGCTTGCTCGACGGTTCACTGGGCTTCGGCGGCGAAGAGAGCGCCGGGGCGTCGTTCGCCCGTCTGGATGGCACCGTCTGGACGACGGACAAGGATGGCATCATCCCGGCGCTGCTCGCGGCCGAGATCACCGCGCGCCTGGGCCGCGACCCCGGGGAGATCTACGGCGACCTGACCCACGAGCTCGGCGAGCCGGCCTACGACCGGGTCGAAGCGCCCGCGACCCCGGCACAAAGGAAGCTGCTCGCGGCGCTCTCGCCCGGCCAGGTGCGCTGCCCCGACCTCGCCGGGGAGAAGGTCCAGAGCGTCATCACGGAGGCGCCAGGCAACCACGCGCCGCTCGGCGGCGTGAAGGTGACCGCCGCAACCGGCTGGTTCGCGGCCCGGCCATCGGGCACCGAGGACATCTACAAGATCTACGCCGAGAGTTTCCGGGGGAAGGACCAGCTGGACCGGATCGTGGAGCAGGCCCAGGCGATCGTGGATGCGGCGCTCGCGGCCGGAACGCCGAATGCCGCACGCCGATCATGA
- a CDS encoding SLC13 family permease yields MSAATMTPSPPTTVVLTIVALTYLGVAVGHVPGFKVNRTGIALLGAIAIMVFSGLPTTAVIGFVNWPTILLLFGFFVISAQLRLSGFFDQVANAVSARLDNPARFLLTLMLVAAGLSAFLNHDIICFVFAPVVATALLRRQLNPVPYLIALAIASNIGAAATVVGNPQDMLIAQVAGLDFGRYLLWCISPVLFALGCAYALIWTMSRRSLASSAPVPASVRPSLLPFNRAHTVKGLVILGLVVAFFFSPVPKEIVALTAAAIHLASRTYPTEDLLGKVDWSILVLFLGLFVVTGAFQATGYGEHAVLWLGHAGLNLQSPSVLAVVTAVVSNLINNSAAVLLLVRVVPVAHPPTAYVLALSNSFGGSLIILGSVSNIIVVQQARELGITISFRDFARFGVPVTVAAMAGLLAWVRLMN; encoded by the coding sequence GTGAGCGCCGCCACCATGACCCCTTCTCCTCCGACGACCGTGGTACTGACGATTGTCGCGCTCACCTATCTCGGCGTCGCCGTCGGGCATGTGCCCGGCTTCAAGGTGAACCGCACCGGCATCGCGTTGCTGGGCGCGATTGCCATCATGGTCTTCTCCGGATTGCCGACGACGGCGGTGATCGGTTTCGTCAACTGGCCGACGATCCTGCTGTTGTTCGGCTTCTTCGTGATCTCCGCGCAATTGCGCCTGTCCGGCTTCTTCGACCAGGTGGCCAACGCGGTCTCGGCCCGGCTCGACAACCCCGCGCGGTTCCTGCTTACCCTGATGCTGGTGGCGGCAGGACTATCGGCGTTTCTCAATCACGACATCATCTGTTTCGTCTTCGCGCCCGTCGTGGCGACGGCGCTGCTCCGCCGGCAGCTCAATCCCGTTCCCTATCTCATCGCGTTGGCAATTGCCAGCAACATCGGTGCGGCCGCCACGGTGGTCGGCAATCCGCAAGACATGCTCATCGCCCAGGTTGCCGGACTGGATTTCGGGCGATACCTGCTCTGGTGTATCTCGCCGGTGCTGTTTGCCCTCGGCTGTGCCTACGCTCTCATCTGGACGATGTCCCGTCGCAGCCTCGCGTCCTCGGCGCCGGTCCCGGCGAGCGTGAGGCCATCTCTCCTGCCGTTCAACCGTGCGCACACGGTCAAGGGCCTGGTCATTCTGGGGTTGGTCGTCGCGTTCTTCTTCTCGCCGGTGCCCAAGGAAATCGTCGCCTTGACCGCCGCCGCCATTCATCTCGCCAGCCGGACGTACCCGACCGAAGACTTGCTCGGCAAGGTGGACTGGTCGATTCTGGTCCTGTTCCTGGGATTGTTCGTGGTGACCGGCGCATTCCAAGCCACGGGCTACGGCGAACACGCCGTGCTGTGGCTCGGGCATGCTGGGTTGAATCTCCAGTCGCCATCCGTTCTGGCCGTCGTGACGGCCGTGGTCTCGAACCTGATCAACAACTCCGCGGCGGTGCTGCTGCTGGTGAGGGTGGTCCCCGTGGCGCATCCGCCGACCGCCTACGTGCTGGCACTGTCCAACAGCTTCGGCGGGAGCCTCATCATCCTCGGCAGCGTGTCGAACATCATCGTCGTCCAACAAGCGCGCGAACTGGGGATCACCATCTCGTTCCGCGACTTCGCACGCTTCGGGGTGCCGGTGACGGTAGCCGCCATGGCCGGCCTGCTGGCGTGGGTGAGGCTCATGAACTGA
- a CDS encoding serine/threonine-protein kinase codes for MTRELGRGGMGTVFLARDGILGRAVAIKVLTPELSRALGAERFAREIRLTAQLVHPNIVPLFDSGESDGWLYYVMPFIDGATLRAQLDGGRPVAPADVMRIIADTAEALAYAHAMGVVHRDVKPENIFWYGGRALLADFGIAAGEQAAPDGISLTATGMIIGTVAYMSPEQASNQPDLDGRADLYSLGCVAYELLAGRPPFVRTSAVATLAAHFADPVEPVCVCRPDVAPALAALVEQLLAKDRDRRPADAAAVLNALRPLESTPGPKRVASARRSEPHDVMADPPEVRELVAKARELYTHSTQGGEGAQEKLLMGRVYAEKAVAKAPGSAAALTALANLYLVLGVRGFADRDEVLPKARELRLRALAIDDTLGAVHMALGTVFLYWEDDFEMAGSELALSVELDPDDPDAHRMYGAWLRIAGRPLEALDHMRSAVQLAPKAAFMYVGLADVLMALGRYDEAIAPLRQALRLHPRYDAALERLEMSCHRAGRHDEALDARRQLLGIRGDTDRIAAVAEDAAQHGWLVARERDLRRELATLTTLAERDGAFAETRSTRLLGDKIIIVLAELGEWTQAMDWVERAYHHRPGRLRRVLNDLPYDHHGLARDPRYARLLRTAGIEELRD; via the coding sequence GTGACACGCGAGCTGGGCCGCGGCGGGATGGGCACGGTGTTCCTCGCCCGGGACGGGATCCTGGGCCGCGCGGTCGCGATCAAGGTGCTGACGCCGGAGCTGTCCCGCGCGCTCGGGGCCGAGCGCTTCGCGCGCGAGATCCGGCTCACCGCGCAGCTGGTGCATCCCAACATCGTCCCGCTGTTCGATTCCGGGGAATCCGACGGCTGGCTCTACTACGTGATGCCGTTCATCGACGGCGCCACGCTGCGCGCGCAGCTCGACGGCGGCCGGCCGGTGGCGCCCGCGGACGTGATGCGGATCATCGCCGACACGGCCGAGGCCCTGGCCTACGCGCACGCCATGGGGGTCGTGCACCGCGACGTGAAGCCCGAGAACATCTTCTGGTACGGCGGGCGGGCGTTGCTGGCGGACTTCGGCATCGCCGCGGGCGAGCAGGCGGCGCCCGACGGGATCTCGCTGACGGCCACGGGCATGATCATCGGCACCGTCGCGTACATGAGTCCCGAGCAGGCATCGAACCAGCCGGACCTCGACGGGCGGGCCGACCTCTACAGCCTGGGGTGCGTGGCCTACGAGCTGCTCGCCGGCCGGCCTCCCTTCGTGCGGACCTCCGCCGTCGCGACGCTCGCCGCCCATTTCGCCGACCCCGTCGAGCCCGTATGCGTCTGCCGGCCGGACGTGGCTCCCGCGCTCGCGGCGCTGGTCGAGCAGCTTCTGGCCAAGGACCGGGACCGGCGCCCGGCCGACGCGGCCGCCGTGCTCAACGCCCTCCGGCCGCTGGAGTCCACTCCGGGCCCCAAGCGCGTCGCCTCGGCCCGCCGGTCCGAGCCGCACGACGTGATGGCCGACCCGCCCGAGGTCCGGGAGCTCGTGGCCAAGGCGCGCGAGCTGTACACCCACTCCACGCAGGGAGGTGAAGGCGCCCAGGAGAAGCTGCTCATGGGCCGGGTGTACGCCGAGAAGGCCGTGGCCAAGGCGCCGGGCAGCGCCGCGGCGCTCACCGCGCTGGCGAACCTGTATCTGGTCCTGGGGGTGCGGGGTTTCGCCGACCGGGACGAGGTCCTGCCCAAGGCGCGGGAACTGCGCCTGCGGGCCCTGGCCATCGACGATACCCTGGGCGCGGTGCACATGGCGCTGGGGACGGTGTTCCTCTACTGGGAAGATGACTTCGAGATGGCCGGCTCGGAGCTGGCCCTCAGCGTCGAGCTGGACCCGGACGACCCCGACGCGCATCGCATGTACGGAGCCTGGCTGCGGATCGCGGGGCGCCCGCTCGAGGCGCTGGACCACATGCGCTCGGCCGTGCAGCTCGCGCCGAAGGCCGCGTTCATGTACGTCGGCCTCGCCGACGTGCTGATGGCCCTGGGCCGTTACGACGAGGCGATCGCACCGCTGCGCCAGGCGCTGCGCCTGCACCCGCGCTACGATGCGGCGCTCGAGCGCCTGGAGATGAGCTGCCACCGCGCGGGCCGCCACGACGAGGCCCTCGACGCGCGCCGCCAGCTGCTCGGCATCCGCGGCGATACCGACCGCATCGCCGCCGTCGCGGAGGACGCCGCGCAGCACGGATGGCTCGTCGCGCGCGAGCGCGACCTGCGGCGCGAGCTGGCGACGCTGACGACGCTGGCGGAGCGGGACGGCGCGTTCGCCGAAACCCGCAGCACCCGCCTGCTGGGCGACAAGATCATCATCGTGCTGGCCGAGCTGGGTGAGTGGACCCAGGCCATGGATTGGGTGGAGCGCGCGTACCATCACCGGCCGGGCCGGCTGCGTCGCGTCCTCAACGATCTCCCCTACGACCACCACGGCCTGGCCCGCGACCCGAGGTACGCGCGCCTGCTGCGCACGGCCGGCATCGAGGAGCTGCGGGACTGA
- a CDS encoding OsmC family protein, giving the protein MDRQQLREAQSPLKEKYRSDPAAAVVTLRATGRLGEGVSCNVETGRALVQAGLHPATGGTGLAACSGDMLLQALVACAGVTLCAVATSMGLAVRGGTLTAEGDLDFRGTLGVSKEAPVGFRDIRLQISLDSDAAEPERRKLLELTERYCVVYQTLVGRPSVRLSYAEAAG; this is encoded by the coding sequence ATGGATCGCCAGCAGCTGCGCGAAGCGCAGTCTCCGTTGAAGGAAAAGTACCGAAGCGACCCGGCCGCGGCCGTGGTAACCCTGCGGGCGACGGGCAGGCTGGGAGAGGGCGTCTCCTGCAACGTCGAGACGGGTCGCGCGCTCGTACAGGCGGGCCTTCACCCCGCGACGGGTGGAACCGGCCTCGCCGCGTGCTCCGGGGACATGCTCCTGCAGGCGCTGGTGGCGTGCGCGGGCGTCACGCTCTGCGCGGTGGCCACATCGATGGGATTGGCCGTTCGCGGCGGAACGCTCACGGCGGAAGGCGATCTCGATTTCCGGGGCACGCTGGGCGTTTCGAAGGAGGCTCCGGTGGGGTTCCGCGACATTCGCCTGCAGATCTCCCTGGACAGCGACGCCGCGGAGCCGGAGAGGCGCAAGCTGCTGGAGCTGACCGAGCGCTACTGCGTGGTGTACCAGACGCTGGTCGGTCGGCCGTCCGTGCGCCTGTCGTATGCGGAGGCAGCGGGCTGA